From a single Pelmatolapia mariae isolate MD_Pm_ZW linkage group LG20, Pm_UMD_F_2, whole genome shotgun sequence genomic region:
- the si:ch211-180f4.1 gene encoding leucine-rich repeat neuronal protein 1 — MGSEVLSILLLSLVIASACAEMSGTSQGGAVLCPLQCVCETRPWYTPQSVHHQARTVDCNELHLQRVPANISADTQVLLLQSNNISSITTELQSLTNLTELDLSQNHFTQVGSMGLSSLGRLVTLYLEENHIEELEDFCLRNLSSLEELYINHNHISSIGPKAFAGLTNLLRLHLNSNHLVAIDSRWFESLPSLEILMIGENPILGLEEKNFLPLSRLHSLVLAGMGLASVPSAAFLGLDYLESLSFYDNRLRSVPRDALSVLPNLKFLDLNRNPIGRVQQGDFQNLEHLEELSLNNMEDLLMVERAAFQNLPELAKLELCNNPRLSYMDPQAFSNLPSLRTLLLHNNQLSLLSGDLLSSLHSLEEVSLHSNPLRCDCLSSWGPHLGNQSHLKLLDSSITICSSPPHLIGQELREVVAVGWGGGGTNSCLPHITPHAFPPTINVSAGQPITLECWADADPAPQFYWVTPNGDKVSSEAVASPIISEEGRGLSRRKKKHRMSDPGALVIEHAEPSDAGVYTCVAWNIEGADTKSVSVFVDSQGYAGSWSGGGNDPSRDRTWLGNSSSGAGSLVVLAKVVHAQSVVLEWKLYPSGGASAVGSNHHDIPVPLPRWTSATVHIDNPQISYTAKVPVDVQEYNLTHLLPATEYHVCLTVSSSPPHPTSPSSSPRTSPTPVSPSSSSSLPSGPVHTSCLNITTKEAGFSVELVASRRSSVALAAVMGSMFALSIMALLVVYMGRRVQQHKSCGHSLKKYMQHATSIPLNELYPPLITLWESETEKDKDDKEEEEDREGGARGEEAGGSQIDTTKTYMW; from the exons atgggatcTGAAGTTCTCTCcattctcctcctctccctggtCATAGCATCAGCGTGTGCTGAAATGAGCGGGACCAGCCAAG GTGGCGCTGTGCTGTGCCCTCTGCAGTGTGTATGTGAGACACGACCGTGGTACACCCCACAGTCTGTGCATCACCAGGCCAGGACAGTCGACTGCAATGAACTCCATCTGCAGAGAGTACCAGCCAACATCTCTGCTGATACGCAG gtgctgctgctgcagagtaACAACATCTCCTCTATAACTACTGAACTGCAGAGTCTGACCAACCTGACAGAGCTCGACCTGTCTCAGAACCACTTCACACAG GTGGGCTCCATGGGCCTGTCCTCTCTTGGCCGCCTGGTGACTCTGTACCTGGAGGAGAACCACATTGAGGAGCTGGAGGACTTCTGTCTGAGGAACCTCTCCAGTCTGGAAGAGCTCTACATCAACCATAACCACATCTCTTCCATCGGACCCAAAGCCTTTGCCGGCCTCACCAACTTGCTGCG GCTCCACCTGAACTCCAACCATCTGGTGGCTATCGACAGTCGCTGGTTCGAGTCTCTGCCATCCCTGGAGATTCTGATGATTGGGGAAAACCCTATCCTGGGTCTTGAGGAGAAGAACTTCTTGCCTCTGTCTCGCCTCCACAGCCTGGTCCTGGCAGGAATGGGACTGGCCTCTGTTCCCTCTGCTGCTTTCTTGGGCCTGGACTACCTGGAGAGCCTCTCTTTCTACGACAACCGGCTCAG GTCTGTTCCTCGCGATGCTCTGAGCGTGCTCCCAAACCTGAAGTTCCTAGACCTGAACAGGAACCCGATTGGCCGAGTCCAGCAGGGAGATTTCCAGAACCTTGAGCACCTGGAGGAACTCAG TCTGAACAACATGGAGGACCTGCTGATGGTGGAGCGAGCAGCTTTTCAAAACCTTCCAGAACTTGCCAAATTGGAGCTCTGCAACAACCCACGCCTCTCTTACATGGACCCACAGGCCTTCAG TAACCTGCCCTCCCTCCGGACTCTCCTCCTCCATAATAACCAGCTCAGCCTCCTCTCTGGAgacctcctctcctccctccattCTCTTGAGGAGGTTTCTCTTCATTCGAACCCTCTTCGGTGCGACTGCCTCTCCTCCTGGGGGCCTCACCTTGGCAACCAATCACACCTCAAGCTGCTGGATTCCTCCATCACCATCTGCTCCTCCCCGCCTCACCTGATCGGTCAGGAGCTGCGGGAGGTGGTGGCGGTTGGATGGGGCGGAGGAGGTACCAACAGCTGCCTGCCTCACATAACTCCTCACGCCTTCCCCCCGACCATAAATGTCAGCGCAGGGCAGCCAATTACGCTGGAGTGCTGGGCAGACGCTGACCCCGCCCCTCAGTTCTATTGGGTGACGCCAAATGGTGACAAG GTGAGCTCAGAGGCGGTGGCTTCACCAATCATATCAGAAGAGGGGCGTGGCCTgagcaggaggaagaagaagcatCGGATGTCAGATCCTGGTGCGCTGGTGATCGAACACGCAGAGCCATCAGACGCAG gtgtgtacacctgtgtggcttGGAACATCGAAGGAGCAGACACCAAGAGTGTCTCGGTGTTTGTAGACTCTCAGGGATATGCCGGCTCTTGGTCTGGTGGGGGGAATGACCCCAGCAGAGACAGGACCTGGTTAGGGAACTCATCCAGTGGTGCAGGGTCTCTGGTGGTGCTCGCTAAG GTGGTTCACGCCCAGTCTGTGGTGTTGGAGTGGAAGTTATATCCCAGCGGAGGAGCTTCAGCTGTGGGTTCAAACCATCATGacatccccgtccctcttccccggtGGACCAGTGCAACCGTGCACATTGACAACCCTCAGATCAGCTACACGGCCAAG GTTCCAGTTGACGTGCAGGAGTACAACCTGACTCATCTCCTTCCTGCCACTGAGTACCACGTCTGCCTCActgtctcctcctctcctcctcaccccacctctccttcttcctctcctAGAACCTCCCCTACCCCTGtgtctccttcctcctcctcctccctcccctctgGTCCCGTCCACACCTCCTGTCTGAACATCACCACTAAAGAGGCGGGTTTCTCAGTGGAGCTGGTGGCGTCGCGGCGCAGCAGCGTGGCACTGGCGGCCGTCATGGGCTCCATGTTCGCTTTGTCAATCATGGCGCTGCTGGTGGTGTACATGGGCCGGCGCGTGCAGCAGCACAAGTCCTGCGGCCACTCACTGAAGAAGTACATGCAGCACGCCACATCCATCCCTCTGAATGAGCTTTACCCGCCGCTCATCACGCTGTGGGAGAGCGAGACCGAGAAGGACAAAGAcgacaaggaggaggaggaagacagggAGGGGGGAGCGAGGGGTGAGGAGGCAGGGGGGAGTCAGATCGACACCACAAAGACGTACATGTGGTAG